In Akkermansia muciniphila ATCC BAA-835, the genomic stretch CCATTGCCAAAAAATATACCAACCGCGGCCTCTCCTTCCTGGATCTGATTCAGGAAGGCAACATGGGCCTGATGAAAGCGGTGGAAAAATTTGAATACCGCCGCGGCTACAAATTCTCCACCTATGCCACCTGGTGGATTCGCCAGGCCATCACCCGCTCCATTGCAGACCAGGCCCGCACCATCCGCATTCCCGTGCACATGATTGAAACCATCAATAAATTGATGCGCGTGCAAAAGCAGTTGGTGCAGGAGTACGGTAGGGAACCCACTCCGGAAGAAATCGCGGAAGAAATCCATCTGCCTGTGGAACGCGTGCGTTCCGTTTTGAAAATGGCCCAGCAGCCCATTTCCCTGCAAGCCCCCGTGGGGGATTCCGACGATACCTCCTTTGGTGACTTTATTGAAGACAAGGCGGCGGAAAATCCCATGGAGGAAGCCTCCTTCTCTTTCCTGAAAGAAAAAATCAAGGATGTTCTGGACACCCTCACGGATCGTGAACGCGAAGTTATTGAACAGCGCTTCGGCCTCCGGGACGGCAGTCCCCGCACTCTGGAGGAAGTGGGCCGCCAGTTCAGCGTCACCCGCGAACGCATTCGCCAGATTGAAGCCAAAGCCCTCCGCAAGCTGCGCCATCCCACGCGCATCAGCAAGATCAAGGGATTCCTGGAAATGACGGAATCCTAACCGGATTTGCGCCGCATGCCGTGCTACGCTTTGTGGTCATGAAGACTTGCGTAGCTGCGGTATGCAGCATGTTCATGTTACTGGTTTCCTGTTCCGGCAGCAGGGAATTCAAACCGGCGTTCAATCAGCCCCTTCAGCCCGTGATGCAGCCGGGCTTTGTGTATGTGGATCAGGTGGCTCCGCTGGTGAAGACTAATTTGAAATATGCCGGGTATGACAATTTTGTAGGGCGTCCGCTGGACGGTTACCACGGTCGGCGCGCCATCCTGCGCACCCAGGCGGCGCAGGCGTTGAAAAAAGTCTCGGAAGATTTGTATCGTCAGGGTTACCTGCTGGAAATTTATGACGCCTACCGTCCCCATACCGCCGTGCTGGACATTTGCAAATGGGGAGCTGACGACGGGGACCAAAAGATGAAGTCCCGGTATTATCCCCATATTGACAAGGCCAAGGTGTTCGGAGACCACTATGTGCGCGATTTTTCGGAACATTCCCGGGGTGTGGCTGTGGATGTTTCCCTGCTGTACGCCAAGACCGGAAAGCCGGTGGATATGGGCGGCCATCATGACCTGCTGGATCCCAGTTCCACCACAGACTCCACATTAGTGACTCCGTCCCAACGCAGAAACAGGATGATTCTGAAAACGGCTTTTGAAAAACAGGGTTTTGCCAATTATGCTCCGGAATGGTGGCACTATCGCCTGTTGAATGAGCCTGAACCTACCCTGCATTATTACTTTCCCGTGTGGGACGGCATGACTTCCGCGGGCAGGCCATAAAAAAATTTTACATATCAAATTTTGTAAAAATTTGTTTGTTAGCTGAGTGGTCGGCTCCGTGCTGATTCCTATCAAGCAGAATGTAGAAGATCGTACTGACACTTGGAAAGGATACATTAGAGTAGAAAAAGCAGAACGGCATTATTTCCTCATCGACGGAGACGATGTTATGACTCTCCAATGGCGCGAGTCATCTATGCGGAAGCCGATACGAAGGGTGCCGAGATAAGGACGAGTGCATTGGTGATGTTGAATCGTCCCGGCAGCACGAAAGGGAATGCTTATCGAAATCCCTTGTTGAGTATATTGACGGAATTTGGCGAAATCAAAGACGGTAAGAATCCTGATTGGGCCTCCGTAATAAATCAGCAATATGCCAAGGT encodes the following:
- a CDS encoding M15 family metallopeptidase is translated as MLLVSCSGSREFKPAFNQPLQPVMQPGFVYVDQVAPLVKTNLKYAGYDNFVGRPLDGYHGRRAILRTQAAQALKKVSEDLYRQGYLLEIYDAYRPHTAVLDICKWGADDGDQKMKSRYYPHIDKAKVFGDHYVRDFSEHSRGVAVDVSLLYAKTGKPVDMGGHHDLLDPSSTTDSTLVTPSQRRNRMILKTAFEKQGFANYAPEWWHYRLLNEPEPTLHYYFPVWDGMTSAGRP